In Xiphophorus hellerii strain 12219 chromosome 13, Xiphophorus_hellerii-4.1, whole genome shotgun sequence, the following proteins share a genomic window:
- the hoxa3a gene encoding homeobox protein Hox-A3a: MQKATYYDSSAIYSGYPYQSANGFGYDANQVQYPRASHVESEYHRPACSLQSPGGGSVALQKPGEMVAEGCDRAIQAAQAKVLPESNHQAPVPVSGPPPPPSLSPGGVGQDASNGSGQTGAAKNGSPTSGTRSKQIFPWMKESRQNTKQKPASSSSSVESCPGDKSPPGSAASKRARTAYTSAQLVELEKEFHFNRYLCRPRRVEMANLLNLTERQIKIWFQNRRMKYKKDQKGVGMMPSPGGQSPRSPVGPPSGGGGGGGSGYLNSMHSLVNSVPYESQSPTSYNKTHQNAYGMATSYPPPLSNSLNSCPPPQKRYPGTDSATPEYDAHHPLHGNGNYGTHMQSSPVYVGGGYIDSVPSSGASVFGLTHLPHPPPPSASMEYNGAITMGNSGGQHHGVCDATPTYTDLTPHYSQGRIQEAPKLTHL; encoded by the exons ATGCAAAAGGCGACCTACTACGACAGCTCCGCAATTTACAGTGGCTACCCGTATCAAAGCGCAAATGGCTTCGGTTATGATGCCAATCAGGTCCAATATCCCAGGGCCTCTCATGTGGAAAGCGAGTACCATCGACCCGCCTGCTCCCTGCAGTCTCCCGGCGGCGGCTCTGTTGCTCTGCAGAAGCCAGGGGAGATGGTGGCGGAGGGCTGCGACAGGGCCATTCAGGCGGCGCAGGCCAAGGTTCTCCCCGAAAGCAATCATCAAGCGCCGGTGCCGGTGTCAGGCCCACCGCCTCCCCCTTCGCTGTCCCCCGGCGGAGTCGGCCAAGATGCGAGCAATGGCTCCGGCCAGACCGGCGCAGCCAAGAACGGCTCCCCGACCTCCGGTACCCGCAGCAAACAGATCTTCCCCTGGATGAAGGAGTCCCGTCAGAACACCAAGCAGAAACCCGCCAGTAGCTCCAGTTCAG TGGAGAGTTGCCCAGGAGACAAGAGTCCCCCGGGGTCAGCAGCATCAAAGAGGGCCCGGACAGCTTACACCAGCGCGCAGCTCGTGGAGCTGGAGAAGGAGTTCCACTTCAACCGGTACCTGTGCAGGCCCAGGAGGGTGGAGATGGCCAACCTGCTTAACCTCACGGAGAGACAGATCAAAATCTGGTTCCAAAACCGACGGATGAAGTACAAAAAGGATCAGAAGGGCGTCGGGATGATGCCGTCTCCTGGCGGACAGTCTCCCCGGAGCCCAGTAGGCCCACCGTCCGGTGGGGGCGGCGGTGGAGGGAGCGGATACCTCAACTCTATGCATTCTCTCGTTAACAGTGTACCGTACGAGTCCCAGTCTCCAACCTCTTACAATAAAACTCATCAAAATGCGTACGGTATGGCTACGTCATATCCCCCTCCTCTGAGCAACTCCCTCAACAGCTGCCCACCCCCCCAGAAGAGGTACCCTGGGACGGACTCGGCCACGCCCGAGTATGACGCGCACCACCCACTGCACGGCAACGGCAACTATGGCACGCACATGCAGAGCAGCCCCGTCTACGTCGGCGGAGGCTACATCGACTCTGTGCCCAGCTCCGGGGCCTCAGTTTTCGGTCTCACCCACCTCCCTCACCCGCCTCCTCCGTCCGCGAGCATGGAGTACAACGGGGCGATTACGATGGGCAACAGCGGCGGTCAGCATCACGGCGTGTGTGATGCGACGCCGACGTACACAGACCTAACGCCGCACTACTCTCAGGGAAGAATCCAGGAAGCGCCCAAACTGACGCATCTGTAG